In Spirosoma sp. KUDC1026, the sequence ATCGGCTAGTACCGTTGCCGACGCTGCTGATTGTGTAGCATGACCCGACGAATACCCTGGAAAGGGGGGCGACGGCCAGAACGGAATCCAGTTAGGATCGATAGCGCGCCGGACGTACGTGTAGGGGCGCTCATTATTGAACGTGTATTTGCATTTCCAGCAGGCGATGAACGCATCGGTAACCGCGATGCCAGTTCGGGCTAAAGTTTCGGCGGCTTTCCCGAGTGGCGCGCCTGATGTTTTGATGGCAATCCGCGCCAGGTTATAAGAGTGGCCCGGTGGCGTAAAGGTCTCGCTTGGATCATCAGCCCACCAAACGGCTATTTCCTTCTCTGGCTGAGTCAGCGCTTTGTTCTTGGTGTACACTTCCAGATACTGCGCGAAATACTGCGACTTGACGTCCGTAGAGATGACCAGTGGAGTTGGCATCGGTAGTGTTGACGTAGCGGATAGGAACGTGCGGTTCTTGCCCCAGTAGGGAAGCATCGGAGTTTTCTGATTGTTCTCCGTAGGCTGCCACATCCCAGCTCCTGTTGGAACGGTATAACCAGTGGGGAAAACCCGACTGTAGGCTTCATGGCCACCATCTGTTTTAGACCACTCAAAAATAGCCGCGGCAATGGCTTTGCCGAACTCGGCCGAACGCTGATTTACGGCATTATCGGGCGACTTGTACTGCGTATACAGAGCGTTTTCCAGCGAGTCGATCCGGTTTTTGTAAACCGTCGATGTATTTGCAAATAACGATTTCAGGATAAAGGCTTGGGCAGCATTAGCGCTCAGTACCCAGTTATAAGCCTGATTGGTTTCTGGTTTTGGTAACTTGGTCAGTTGTTGTAGCTGGCCCACCAGCGAACGTCGCTCTGGTAGGCCAGCTACAATCGCTTCATAAAGCGTAATGCCCGCGTACCCAAACGAGCGGGCGGCAATGGGTGGAGCAAAACCGCTTGTATTACGTATCAGCTTCAACTGCATATCCGACCAGGCCAGTGCCACATCGGCTGAATACTGATCCGATGGAGGTAGTGGTGAAACACTGTCTGGAGATGCTACACGACAGGCGTGTAGCCAGATTATGCAAAAAAGTACAAGGGGAATTGACCGCCACCTCTGAAAAAGAGATTTTTTCAAAAGCGTTGGTGTGAGTACAAAGTTTTGTAGAGGAAGCTGCATCGTGAATTATGGTCGAATTGAAAAGGTTAGTAAGGTGGGTAACAATAGAGGTCAGCTAAACCCTATAACGCGGAGGCAAAAATTTTGCCACAGAACAGCCGTGTTGAAACTGACATTCCGCCATTTCCGTATGATAAAAAAGCGAGAATTGGCTATAAATTTGCTAGGTCAAAATTTGCCCAAAACGGATGCGTATTCCTGAAGCAACTGTCGATCAAATTCGGCAGGCGGCCGACATCATAGAAGTGGTTAACGATTTCGTTTCGCTGAAAAAACGGGGAAGCAATTACATTGCCTGCTGTCCATTTCATAATGAGAAAACGCCATCGTTCAGCGTCAATCCTGCCCGGCAGATTTATAAGTGCTTCGGGTGTGGAAAAGCAGGTGATTCGGTACGATTCGTAATGGACGTGGAGAACATCGGCTATGGCGAAGCCTTACGTTACCTGGCCAAGAAATACGGAATCGAGATTGAGGAGCAGGAACAGACCCCTGAAGAGTTGCTTCGTCAGAATGAGCGCGAAAGCCTGCTGATCGCTCTGAATTTTGCCAAAACATTTTTTCAAGAAGCCCTGCTCACTAGTGACGAAGGAAAAAGTGTAGGCCTGAGCTATTTTCGTGAACGGGGGTTCACCAACCCTACGCTGGAAGCCTTTGATCTGGGTTACAGCTACGACCAGTGGGATGCGTTGCTGCAGGCGGGCTTACAACGTGGTTATAAACGCGAAATACTGGAAAAAGCCGGGCTGATTCTCGCCAAAGAGAATAACAAGGTGTTTGACCGCTTCCGGGGGCGGGTTATGTTCCCGATTCATAACGTATCGGGGCGGGTTATTGCCTTTGGTGCCCGAATCCTAAAGACAGACAAGAGCCAGGCCGGTGGGGCATCTCCCAAATACCTGAACTCCCCTGAAACGGAGGTATACCACAAAAGTCAGGTACTATACGGTATTTTTCAGGCTAAACAAGCAATCCGTCAGGAAGACGTCTGCTACCTAACGGAGGGATACACAGATGTTATTTCCCTCCATCAGGCTGGAATTAAGAACGTAGTAGCCTCGTCAGGTACGTCGCTTACGACCGAACAGATTCGGCTGATTGGTCGCTTTACGCCCAACGTAACGATCCTGTACGATGGTGATGCCGCCGGTATCAAGGCCGCTCTACGCGGGCTGGATATGGTGCTGGAGGAAGGTCTTAACCTGAAATTGCTTTTGCTGCCCGATGGTGAAGACCCGGATAGCTACGTGCATAAGGTAGGTGCCGACGCTTTCAAGACGTACATTAAAGAGCACTCCCAGGACTTTATTGATTTTAAGGCCAGCCGATGGCTGGCAGAGGCTGGAGACGATCCGCTGAAACGGGCAGAAGGAATATCCGATGTCTGTAGCAGTATTACAAAAATACCCGATCTGCTGAAACGGCAGACGTTGTCGCAACGCGTAGCGCAGGTTTTCCACGTCAGCGAACAGTCAGTTATCTCCGAGATCAATCGGTTGCTCAGGCTGCAGCAGGAACAGGTTCGTAAGACCAGCGACCGACAGAAGCGGGCACCGGGCCAGGAACCCCGGCAGACAGCTTCTTCGTCAGCACTAGCGGCTGAATCGGTAGACGATATCAATGCGTTGCTAAATGAACTGGAGATTGATACCGCCCCGGCTTTTGATGAGTCTGCTTTCGGCGGGGCATCAGCTTTGGAAGTTCCCCAGGAACGGGCAACAGCAACCCGAACGCCAATCTCTTATCAGGAGGAGGAATGTGTCCGATTGTTAATTAACTACGGTAGTCAGGAACTGGAGCCGGGCATTACACTCTGTCAGTACATATTGAGCGAATTGCACGAAATTAATTTTCAGACCCAACCGTTTGACCATATCTTAACTCATTACAGAGAAGCCTACGCCCAGGGGGTAATTCTGACAGCCGCGGATTTTATTAGTCAGCGGATCAGTTCAGACAGGCATGTTCAGCAGCAGGTTATTACGCTCACTACACCACGCTATGAAATCAGTGAGGGATGGCTTAGACACGAAATCTTCGTTCCGTCGGAAGAGGAGATCTCTATTCTTGCCGACGCTGCCTACCGAAATATACTGCGAATTAAAAAAATGTTGGCTGAACAGCGGATGGCAGTACTTCAGCAGCAACTCAGAGAAGTAAACAAAGAGTTTACCGAAGAGGTAGATCGGATACTAATGGAATTTATGCAATATAAGCGAATTGATATGGAAATATCGCGTCTGCTCGGTACGGTTATTTCGGGCTGAGAGTAAAAGAAAAAAGCCTCCCGAAGAGAGAGGCTTGTCCTTTATAATATGAGGAAGGTTGAACGCTATGCTTGAGCTACAACAGTAGCATTGACTAATTCAGCATCAATTTTCTGAGTCAGCTCAGTTAGCAACGAGGCATGTGTCCGGAGTT encodes:
- a CDS encoding phosphatase PAP2 family protein codes for the protein MALAWSDMQLKLIRNTSGFAPPIAARSFGYAGITLYEAIVAGLPERRSLVGQLQQLTKLPKPETNQAYNWVLSANAAQAFILKSLFANTSTVYKNRIDSLENALYTQYKSPDNAVNQRSAEFGKAIAAAIFEWSKTDGGHEAYSRVFPTGYTVPTGAGMWQPTENNQKTPMLPYWGKNRTFLSATSTLPMPTPLVISTDVKSQYFAQYLEVYTKNKALTQPEKEIAVWWADDPSETFTPPGHSYNLARIAIKTSGAPLGKAAETLARTGIAVTDAFIACWKCKYTFNNERPYTYVRRAIDPNWIPFWPSPPFPGYSSGHATQSAASATVLADLFGDQFPFTDDTHTGRARDVARNTDFKARRFKSFWETAEESALSRFLGGIHTRQDNDTGLQEGRKIGQYINALQWKK
- the dnaG gene encoding DNA primase, which encodes MRIPEATVDQIRQAADIIEVVNDFVSLKKRGSNYIACCPFHNEKTPSFSVNPARQIYKCFGCGKAGDSVRFVMDVENIGYGEALRYLAKKYGIEIEEQEQTPEELLRQNERESLLIALNFAKTFFQEALLTSDEGKSVGLSYFRERGFTNPTLEAFDLGYSYDQWDALLQAGLQRGYKREILEKAGLILAKENNKVFDRFRGRVMFPIHNVSGRVIAFGARILKTDKSQAGGASPKYLNSPETEVYHKSQVLYGIFQAKQAIRQEDVCYLTEGYTDVISLHQAGIKNVVASSGTSLTTEQIRLIGRFTPNVTILYDGDAAGIKAALRGLDMVLEEGLNLKLLLLPDGEDPDSYVHKVGADAFKTYIKEHSQDFIDFKASRWLAEAGDDPLKRAEGISDVCSSITKIPDLLKRQTLSQRVAQVFHVSEQSVISEINRLLRLQQEQVRKTSDRQKRAPGQEPRQTASSSALAAESVDDINALLNELEIDTAPAFDESAFGGASALEVPQERATATRTPISYQEEECVRLLINYGSQELEPGITLCQYILSELHEINFQTQPFDHILTHYREAYAQGVILTAADFISQRISSDRHVQQQVITLTTPRYEISEGWLRHEIFVPSEEEISILADAAYRNILRIKKMLAEQRMAVLQQQLREVNKEFTEEVDRILMEFMQYKRIDMEISRLLGTVISG